tatatatgtgtgtgcgtgcGTGTGGCatgaattattaatattttagttataGTAACATTATTTTCGTTCCGTGACAAGTTGGCTTGAATGATTGCATTGCTTTATTTGGTTATACATTTCTAATGTTTGTTTCCTAGTGTTTCAGAACTTGCATCACGAGTCTGATCAACATGATTCTTCTTCAAGCCAAGGTAGTTCATGGTTTCAACGGGATTTTAGGTCTTATGCACCCAATTCAAGCAGATCAAGGAATAAAGGACACCGAAAATGGAGTAAGCTACCTCATAGTAGTGNCAGAAATCAGTATACATTTTCTTGAGCTTTGTATCCACAAAGATCAAGCAAACTGCTTGTGACTGAAGAatacattttcttatatgaaTGTGTCATCTAGATCTTTGCTATGATATTTGGACATTATACAAAATCTGTTTAGAAAATGTATTTTCCAGATTGCTAAATATACAAGTCTAAGAATACACAAACAGAAAAGTACACCACACTCTATGATATTTGGACATTTTATagtgtatgtataattaatgtATTCAAGCAGGAAATTCAAGTAGATGTTTGGCCTATATTACAGTTCACGAAATGTGAACATGTGAGTCAAGTCCACGAGGGAATCTCAATGCATGAAAAAAATGACCAGTAAAGAAACATTAAAATCAACAACCAACCTTTATTTGAAAAGCTAACCAATTAACTGACACTCTATCTATAAGTTTAACATAAAAGGGTGAGCACATAAAACTTTAACTGAATATATAAGTTAGGATTTTTAAGTGCTAAGTCACATACCCTATTATGAAGTGTGTACAGAAATATTGAGCATGCATTAGCTATGGTGTTGTTGGTTACTATTACTTTAGTTTAACTTTTTCACAGAAATGCAAAAAACTAATATTCTAGGCAAAAAAAACAGTAACTGTGAAACAAACtaaaataacatataaaaaatataaaggaaaaagtTGGTTGTACAGTCACATACCTAAGTTGAAGTGGAAACTGAAATAGTGAGCATGCAGTAGTTATGGTGTTTTTGGTCAGCCTGCATACATAATTAAAGAGTATAATGTCACAATTATCAGAATATAATAGACTAGTAttgtacccgtgcgatgcacggataaatattaaaaatattgttgttgtgttATAGTGAGataagtattattataattattttaaattctttatGATAgacttaatttaaatataataaatagatacatgaatttaaaatttaaaataaaaaccaaaaacttactattaattaataaaataaaaagtaaattgaatattatacattattaaaaacttcatggTAAACATCAATAAGAATGAAAAACTAATAGTTGTAAGAGTAAATTTAATGAGATATACATTTCAAATTTAGGTACCATTATTAAGAATGTGCAACAATGTAGAAAATGAAGGTCTAATAACTCAAACACATgacatgaaaaagaaaacaggtGCCAAAGCCCAGATGGTGATCAAAATTGACCTTCAGAAAGCCTACAACAGGATTTCTTGGAGTAAATTTGGCATTTAAATGATATATAGATTCCAATAAATTTGCTGTATGTTGCATATTGTCATCATTATCTGTGTAGGATAGGTTTCATATTATACTCTTTTGTGCCAAATAAATCTTCAATTATTGATGGAGTTTTACTTGCAGAGCGTCAACTACCACTACCAGAAGAAAAGGTTTCGGAGGTTCAATGCAAAACAAACATTACTCCGCAATGTCAGTGCATTTGCAGAAGACTTTTTTCAGGTTATTTCTGAACAagatgaaatattaatatgttaatattatatatgtgtgtgcgtgcGTGTGGCatgaattattaatattttagttataGTAACATTATTTTCGTTCCGTGACAAGTTGGCTTGAATGATTGCATTGCTTTATTTGGTTATACATTTCTAATGTTTGTTTCCTAGTGTTTCAGAACTTGCATCACGAGTCTGATCAACATGATTCTTCTTCAAGCCAAGGTAGTTCATGGTTTCAACGGGATTTTAGGTCTTATGCACCCAATTCAAGCAGATCAAGGAATAAAGGACACCGAAAATGGAGTAAGCTACCTCATAGAAGGGGGGGAGGGGTCAAGAAAtgataaatatacaaaaaccATTAATATTTTAGAGCTAAATTAATTCTTGATTCCACTACTATGAGGTAGCTTACTCCATTTTCGGTGTCCTTTATTCCTTAATCTGCTTGAATTGGGTGCATAAGACCTAAAATCCCGTTGAAACCACGAACTACCTTGGCTTGAAGAAGAATCATGTTCATCAGACTCGTGATGCAAGTTCTGAAACACTAGGAAACAAACATTAGAAATGTATAACCAAATAAAGCAATGCAATCATTCAAGCCAACTTGTCACGGAATGAAATAATGTTACTAtaactaatattaataattcatgccacacacacacgcacacaatattaatattaacatattatatttcatcttgTTCAGAAATAACCTGAAAAAAGTCTTCTGCAAATGCACTGACATTGCGGAGTAATGTTTGTTTTGCATTGAACCTCCGAAACCTTTTCTTCTGGTAGTGGTAGTTGACGCTCTGCAAGTAAAACTCCGTCCATAATTGAAGATTTATGAAACCTATCCTACACAGATAATGATGACAATATGCACATACAGCAAATTTATTGGAAGTATATCATTAAATGCCAAAATAGGNNNNNNNNNNNNNNNNNNNNNNNNNtttttttttttttttttttttttccccccccccccccccccccccctcttttttatttttttttatttttttatttttttattttttttattccagGAAGGTTCGATTTCACTGAAGATTTGGACTTTGAAGTAGAAAGCTTTTTCCATACGGGATTTGGTGGAAACTATTACTATACTTGGTTTGTAAACGAAGATCCACAACAAAGACGTTCATCACGTTACTCTAACAATTATAGGCATTCGAAATGGCGATTTACAGATGAAGAGGATTATGATGATGAATCAACGGAATCTGACATGTATGAATCAGATTTGAAATCAGAGCGACTGGCCCTTGGGTTGAATCCCTCAGGTCCTTTAAATCTGGAAGATGTTAAAAATGCGTAAGTTTGCATTAAGTTTCATTATCTTGTTCAATTAAATGCATGCTATGAAAATCATGCAATCATTTTACATCTATATAATATGCagttgctattttttttttttatttttttaaaaaaaatatgtgattCCTTAATGATGTCTCATTTCAGATATCGATCATGTGCATTAAAATGGCATCCAGATCGCCACCATGGTCCATCCAAGGTATTTTCTGGGTTCTATGATCTTCTATCTGTTTTTCCTTTTCACGTCAACACCTTTTCCTGTGaaagtataaataaaaacaaaacttcaCCTTGTCTAAGTACCATATCCGAGTCTCGTCTAATTCTTGTCATGTAAAACTGCATACAACTTACATTTCAGATGGTCTAAATGTTGTGTTACCATGTGATGAGCGATCCATTTTCCCAATTCATTACTAGGGAACCGACCATGAGTCACCATGAACTGCTCGACATGTCTAACCTTTCCTTTGAATTACACACGAGATTTGTATTTGCAAATTCCATATCAATTGAATTCAGCGCTTCCATCTCTTGATgtcatctattattttattctaatttcACACTTACTCCTTGCAAACCAAGCATATGCTATAGCCTAGATCTCTTAAGATAATAACATATCTATTACCAACTAAGCTACATtaatcacaaggttacaagtcGACTCCCGGCGGGAGCGGCCTATTAACCTTCCtagtttgagctggtcagctatgggcaacctcagttgatttacctccttgtggccctttgccggctagggtcacaaagtGGTGTTTAACCCTCAGGTAATGGCTGcaagtttccctcgtcaccctcAGATACCAACTTCACTTCCCGAATTTTCCACTCTTGTTTTAGTTATGACTTATCTTACAGAATTGCAACTGGATGCTtacttttccttctctttaCAAACAATTGGCTATACCTAAAGTTAAATATGTTAGGTCGTTGCAGAAGAGAAATTCAAGGTCTGCAGTGCTGCTTACCAATTGTTGTGTGATAAAATGGCTCTTAACTAATCATTTGCTGGACTCGGGAGCACATGAATATTGGCGCTTGAGCGCGTGGCACTTCGAGGCCCTTCATGATGCGGCTGCTATAGTTTTCTCTATAGCAGGAATATTGGCGCTTGAAGAGAAATTGAAGGCCTGAGGTTCTGATATAACATCATCATAGGGGAACATTTCTATAGCATTTTCACTTTCAACTTCATATTCAGTACAGAGACAACAAATTGAACCATTTTCTTATTTTGCTCTCTTTTAGTATcaatttcatcttcatcttcacccTTCATGATTGGAGATGTTTTGATGATAATTTTGCTTCTACCCATATACTGTACAGTTCTTCTCAGTTGATTAATACATTTAGAAGGGTACCTCTGCTCTTCATTGTTATCCTTCAAGCTTTTGACCTTAAACTCACTTTATTCTTTGAAGTTTTTAGCTGTATAGTTCTTCATTGTTACCCTGTAGTTTTACATTTTAACATCAGTATACTTTTTGAGCTAGTGAACATTAAAAACAACCCATGCTTCATTTGGATTCTTGCCCAAAAACTATAACAGCCCACATTTAGTTTATCGGAAAAGAATACCTAACTTTACTTAGTGTACACTAGGGAATAGGGATTACACGATAAATAAACCACACTAGAAAGACCTCATGTGATGGGGACAAAAATTGTTTTAGGGCGACTAGTACATACTTTCTTTTGTCTTGTAACAAACAGGTTAATAAATATGCAATGgtcattcttttgttttaacATTGTTTTATTTGGGGGCTTAGGAGAGGGATAGGTTGTTATGAAATACTTAAAAAATTGCATGATAACAATAGTAGTAACATATAACAATTCTCCTGTTGACAGTAGTGAGAATGTTCATTTATCAGAAATCCAAATAACATGAAAGTAGACAAATCTTCTTAATAGCAAtactaacaaaaaataaaaataaaaatttgccaTGATCCTGTTTGTGTCTCCACTGGCCAAATCTTGTGAAAAACTCGAAAGAATGaacataaaagaaaacaataagtAAAATAACAAATGAGAAGGAAGCAGCATAGCAACCGAGGAGAAGCTGTTTTCATAGCACAGCTTGTATAAATCTCTGCAGAGGTCTCTTTCCCAGCATGCAGCTTTTAGAAGCATTTTCTATGAACAATCGAAGGCCCTGACTCATCATACTCCGCCTTTGCTATCCACATCTGCAAtcaaccacaaaaaaaaaaaaaggtttctcAAGCCGTCAAGCGTAGTTGGGTATCATGTTGACAATTTTGCAGGCTTAAAATTGTAAAATGCTCTGTGATGAACAATATAAATTTCAGATATCTAAATCTGCAGTGGCGTACCTGTTGGAATGTGCTCAGGGAGGCCAAAATAGATCCTCCAATCCATACACTGTACTTCCTCTCAGGCGGGGCAACAACCTTTATCTTCATGCTACTTGGAGCCAAAGCTGTGATCTCCTTGCTCATCCTGTCAGCAATGCCCCCGAACATAGTGGTACCACCACTGAGGACAATGTTTCCATAAAGATCCTTCCTAATATCCACGTCACACTTCATGATGGAATTGTATGTAGTTTCATGAATGCCAGCAGCNNNNNNNNNNNNNNNNNNNNNNNNNNNNNNNNNNNNNNNNNNNNNNNNNNNNNNNNNNNNNNNNNNNNNNNNNNNNNNNNNNNNNNNNNNNNNNNNNNNNNNNNNNNNNNNNNNNNNNNNNNNNNNNNNNNNNNNNNNNNNNNNNNNNNNNNNNNNNNNNNNNNNNNNNNNNNNNNNNNNNNNNNNNNNNNNNNNNNNNNNNNNNNNNNNNNNNNNNNNNNNNNNNNNNNNNNNNNNNNNNNNNNNNNNNNNNNNNNNNNNNNNNNNNNNNNNNNNNNNNNNNNNNNNNNNNNNNNNNNNNNNNNNNNNNNNNNNNNNNNNNNNNNNNNNNNNNNNNNNNNNNNNNNNNNNNNNNNNNNNNNNNNNNNNNNNNNNNNNNNNNNNNNNNNNNNNNNNNNNNNNNNNNNNNNNNNNNNNNNNNNNNNNNNNNNNNNNNNNNNNNNNNNNNNNNNNNNNNNNNNNNNNNNNNNNNNNNNNNNNNNNNNNNNNNNNNNNNNNNNNNNNNNNNNNNNNNNNNNNNNNNNNNNNNNNNNNNNNNNNNNNNNNNNNNNNNNNNNNNNNNNNNNNNNNNNNNNNNNNNNNNNNNNNNNNNNNNNNNNNNNNNNNNNNNNNNNNNNNNNNNNNNNNNNNNNNNNNNNNNNNNNNNNNNNNNNNNNNNNNNNNNNNNNNNNNNNNNNNNNNNNNNNNNNNNNNNNNNNNNNNNNNNNNNNNNNNNNNNNNNNNNNNNNNNNNNNNNNNNNNNNNNNNNNNNNNNNNNNNNNNNNNNNNNNNNNNNNNNNNNNNNNNNNNNNNNNNNNNNNNNNNNNNNNNNNNNNNNNNNNNNNNNNNNNNNNNNNNNNNNNNNNNNNNNNNNNNNNNNNNNNNNNNNNNNNNNNNNNNNNNNNNNNNNNNNNNNNNNNNNNNNNNNNNNNNNNNNNNNNNNNNNNNNNNNNNNNNNNNNNNNNNNNNNNNNNNNNNNNNNNNNNNNNNNNNNNNNNNNNNNNNNNNNNNNNNNNNNNNNNNNNNNNNNNNNNNNNNNNNNNNNNNNNNNNNNNNNNNNNNNNNNNNNNNNNNNNNNNNNNNNNNNNNNNNNNNNNNNNNNNNNNNNNNNNNNNNNNNNNNNNNNNNNNNNNNNNNNNNNNNNNNNNNNNNNNNNNNNNNNNNNNNNNNNNNNNNNNNNNNNNNNNNNNNNNNNNNNNNNNNNNNNNNNNNNNNNNNNNNNNNNNNNNNNNNNNNNNNNNNNNNNNNNNNNNNNNNNNNNNNNNNNNNNNNNNNNNNNNNNNNNNNNNNNNNNNNNNNNNNNNNNNNNNNNNNNNNNNNNNNNNNNNNNNNNNNNNNNNNNNNNNNNNNNNNNNNNNNNNNNNNNNNNNNNNNNNNNNNNNNNNNNNNNNNNNNNNNNNNNNNNNNNNNNNNNNNNNNNNNNNNNNNNNNNNNNNNNNNNNNNNNNNNNNNNNNNNNNNNNNNNNNNNNNNNNNNNNNNNNNNNNNNNNNNNNNNNNNNNNNNNNNNNNNNNNNNNNNNNNNNNNNNNNNNNNNNNNNNNNNNNNNNNNNNNNNNNNNNNNNNNNNNNNNNNNNNNNNNNNNNNNNNNNNNNNNNNNNNNNNNNNNNNNNNNNNNNNNNNNNNNNNNNNNNNNNNNNNNNNNNNNNNNNNNNNNNNNNNNNNNNNNNNNNNNNNNNNNNNNNNNNNNNNNNNNNNNNNNNNNNNNNNNNNNNNNNNNNNNNNNNNNNNNNNNNNNNNNNNNNNNNNNNNNNNNNNNNNNNNNNNNNNNNNNNNNNNNNNNNNNNNNNNNNNNNNNNNNNNNNNNNNNNNNNNNNNNNNNNNNNNNNNNNNNNNNNNNNNNNNNNNNNNNNNNNNNNNNNNNNNNNNNNNNNNNNNNNNNNNNNNNNNNNNNNNNNNNNNNNNNNNNNNNNNNNNNNNNNNNNNNNNNNNNNNNNNNNNNNNNNNNNNNNNNNNNNNNNNNNNNNNNNNNNNNNNNNNNNNNNNNNNNNNNNNNNNNNNNNNNNNNNNNNNNNNNNNNNNNNNNNNNNNNNNNNNNNNNNNNNNNNNNNNNNNNNNNNNNNNNNNNNNNNNNNNNNNNNNNNNNNNNNNNNNNNNNNNNNNNNNNNNNNNNNNNNNNNNNNNNNNNNNNNNNNNNNNNNNNNNNNNNNNNNNNNNNNNNNNNNNNNNNNNNNNNNNNNNNNNNNNNNNNNNNNNNNNNNNNNNNNNNNNNNNNNNNNNNNNNNNNNNNNNNNNNNNNNNNNNNNNNNNNNNNNNNNNNNNNNNNNNNNNNNNNNNNNNNNNNNNNNNNNNNNNNNNNNNNNNNNNNNNNNNNNNNNNNNNNNNNNNNNNNNNNNNNNNNNNNNNNNNNNNNNNNNNNNNNNNNNNNNNNNNNNNNNNNNNNNNNNNNNNNNNNNNNNNNNNNNNNNNNNNNNNNNNNNNNNNNNNNNNNNNNNNNNNNNNNNNNNNNNNNNNNNNNNNNNNNNNNNNNNNNNNNNNNNNNNNNNNNNNNNNNNNNNNNNNNNNNNNNNNNNNNNNNNNNNNNNNNNNNNNNNNNNNNNNNNNNNNNNNNNNNNNNNNNNNNNNNNNNNNNNNNNNNNNNNNNNNNNNNNNNNNNNNNNNNNNNNNNNNNNNNNNNNNNNNNNNNNNNNNNNNNNNNNNNNNNNNNNNNNNNNNNNNNNNNNNNNNNNNNNNNNNNNNNNNNNNNNNNNNNNNNNNNNNNNNNNNNNNNNNNNNNNNNNNNNNNNNNNNNNNNNNNNNNNNNNNNNNNNNNNNNNNNNNNNNNNNNNNNNNNNNNNNNNNNNNNNNNNNNNNNNNNNNNNNNNNNNNNNNNNNNNNNNNNNNNNNNNNNNNNNNNNNNNNNNNNNNNNNNNNNNNNNNNNNNNNNNNNNNNNNNNNNNNNNNNNNNNNNNNNNNNNNNNNNNNNNNNNNNNNNNNNNNNNNNNNNNNNNNNNNNNNNNNNNNNNNNNNNNNNNNNNNNNNNNNNNNNNNNNNNNNNNNNNNNNNNNNNNNNNNNNNNNNNNNNNNNNNNNNNNNNNNNNNNNNNNNNNNNNNNNNNNNNNNNNNNNNNNNNNNNNNNNNNNNNNNNNNNNNNNNNNNNNNNNNNNNNNNNNNNNNNNNNNNNNNNNNNNNNNNNNNNNNNNNNNNNNNNNNNNNNNNNNNNNNNNNNNNNNNNNNNNNNNNNNNNNNNNNNNNNNNNNNNNNNNNNNNNNNNNNNNNNNNNNNNNNNNNNNNNNNNNNNNNNNNNNNNNNNNNNNNNNNNNNNNNNNNNNNNNNNNNNNNNNNNNNNNNNNNNNNNNNNNNNNNNNNNNNNNNNNNNNNNNNNNNNNNNNNNNNNNNNNNNNNNNNNNNNNNNNNNNNNNNNNNNNNNNNNNNNNNNNNNNNNNNNNNNNNNTTGCTTAGAACTAACTCTTTTAATTGTGTATTGTTATACTAATGTGAGAGTGCGTATGTAATTTGAAACATATATGTTGTCCTTTGCAAAGGCTCTAATTCATGTGATTTTGAGTAAATTGTAAAGTGGGAAGGATGGAGTCTTTACACACAGCTTTTGCACCTTTCCCAAACCACACTGCTCACTTTTGCAACATTTCTTGTGATTTTCTTGAGAGAACAGATAAGTCATTCTTTACTTCTGGAATAATGATTATGTGGCCTGTTTTGCATTTGGGAAAGCTTTTATTCCTGGGATCATTTGTGTTTTGTTGCTTTTATTAATGGATCATTAAGGGGGTTTCATGATGTAGCCATTGCTGAGAATCCATCCATATCATGCCTTttcaaaatggagaaagttTAGTATTATTACCTTTGAATCCATATTGCTTTTGGAGTTTTAAAACTTTCTTTTATGCTGTAAAGGCAGTGACATGAAAATGACACTATTCTGCCTAACTATTTTCTCCTCTTTGCTAGTGTTCTGGAACTTCTGAATGGCTTTATGTTGATTCTTGCCACATGAAGTTAATAATCCTCTTTCGTTTCTGTGTAACCATAAAGCCTGATTTGAGCATCTGTATTCTTTTACAGGATTTGCTCAAGAACATCGAGAGGTGAATGCGGAGGTTCTTTCAAACGCATTCACTGAAACAGACAAAGGATTCCTTGCTCTAGTCGGTATGGTGTTTAAGAATCAACCAATAATTGCTGCAAACGGGTCGTGTTGTATTGTTGGGGTCATCTGGAGGGGGACATTATACGTTGCTAATCTTGGCGATTCTAGAGCTGTACTTGGCACCTTAACCGAGTCGGGGAGACTTAAAGCAGAACAGTTAACCAGAGAGCACAATGCCAGCTATGCAGATATCAGAGAAGAACTGAGGTCTTTGAATCCAGGTGATGAAAACATTGTGTATCTCAGACAGGGAGTGTGGCGTATTAAAGGCATTATACAGGTGTGCATTGGCCATTTGGCCAATACTAAAGAACTATTTGCTGTGTTATATGGTAacatatttgttttcttttcttgaagTCTATACAGACAAGTAGTATGCTGTTACTTTGATTGCCCATAGTGCTTTGCTTTCCTTTCTGCTTATTTAGTTCATATGTCATTCCATTTAGGTTTCTAGATCCATTGGGGATGCATATCTGAAGAGACAAGAGTTTGCTCTTGACGCCTCATACCCAAAGTACCATCTCCCAGAACCCCTCACTAGGCCAGTGCTAAGATCTGACCCAGCTATATTTTCAAAAAACCTGACACCAGCTGACAAGTTTCTTATTATTGCATCCGATGGGCTGTGGGACCACTTGAGCAAT
This region of Ipomoea triloba cultivar NCNSP0323 chromosome 15, ASM357664v1 genomic DNA includes:
- the LOC116006775 gene encoding uncharacterized protein LOC116006775; amino-acid sequence: MEFYLQSVNYHYQKKRFRRFNAKQTLLRNVSAFAEDFFQNLHHESDQHDSSSSQGSSWFQRDFRSYAPNSSRSRNKGHRKWSKLPHSSXRNQIGFILYSFVPNKSSIIDGVLLAERQLPLPEEKVSEVQCKTNITPQLFQNLHHESDQHDSSSSQGRFDFTEDLDFEVESFFHTGFGGNYYYTWFVNEDPQQRRSSRYSNNYRHSKWRFTDEEDYDDESTESDMYESDLKSERLALGLNPSGPLNLEDVKNAYRSCALKWHPDRHHGPSKVVAEEKFKVCSAAYQLLCDKMALN